Proteins found in one Chionomys nivalis chromosome 15, mChiNiv1.1, whole genome shotgun sequence genomic segment:
- the LOC130887360 gene encoding peroxiredoxin-1-like gives MSSRNAKFGHPAPNFKERVVMPDGQFKDISLSDYKGKYVVFFFYPLDFTSVCPTEIIAFSDRAEEFKNLNCQVIGASVDSHFCHWAWVNTPKKQGGLGPMNIPLVSDPKLSIAQDYGVLKADESISFRGLFIIDDKGILRQITVNDLPVGRSVDETLRLVQAFHFTDKHGEVCPAGWKPGSDTMKPDVQKSKEYFSKQK, from the coding sequence ATGTCTTCAAGAAATGCAAAATTTGGGCATCCTGCCCCCAACTTCAAAGAAAGAGTTGTTATGCCAGATGGACAATTCAAAGATATCAGCCTGAGtgattacaaaggaaaatatgtcGTATTCTTCTTTTACCCTCTGGATTTTACTTCTGTGTGCCCCACTGAGATCATTGCTTTCAGTGATAGGGCAGAAGAATTTAAGAATCTAAACTGCCAAGTGATTGGAGCTTCTGTGGATTCTCACTTCTGTCATTGGGCATGGGTTAATACACCCAAGAAACAAGGAGGATTGGGACCTATGAACATTCCTTTGGTATCAGATCCCAAGCTCAGTATTGCTCAGGATTATGGAGTCTTAAAGGCTGATGAAAGTATCTCTTTCAGGGGCCTCTTTATTATTGATGATAAAGGTATCCTTCGACAGATCACTGTAAATGATCTTCCTGTTGGCCGCTCCGTGGATGAGACTCTGAGACTAGTTCAGGCCTTCCATTTCACTGACAAACATGGTGAAGTGTGCCCAGCTGGCTGGAAACCTGGCAGTGATACCATGAAGCCTGATGtccaaaagagcaaagaatatTTCTCTAAGCAGAAGTGA